CGCGGACCTCGCCGAGCGGACCGGCGAGCGGTCCACCTCCGCGATCGGTGACGCCGTCGCTGCCCGTTTGTGATGCGGTGCACAGGGAGGACTACCCTGCGAGGACCCGAACACCTGAGGAGTCGAGTCACCGATGACCGCTGAGCTCACCTTCGCAACCACCCGCCGCGAGGACCCCCTGCCTGCTGCCGAGCGCGAGACGATCCTCGCCAACCCGGCCTTCGGCACCACCTTCACCGACCACATGGTCACCGCCACCTGGACGAAGGCGAAGGGCTGGCACGACGGTCAGGTCCGCCCCTTCGGGCCGCTCTCCATCTCGCCCGCCGCGGCCGTCCTGCACTACGCGCAGGAGGTCTTCGAGGGCATGAAGGCCTACCGCCACGCGGACGGGTCCGTGTGGACCTTCCGGCCGGACCGCAATGCCGCCCGGATGGCCCGCAGCTGCGAGCGGCTCGCGCTGCCGGTGCTCTCCGAGGAGGACTTCATCGGCGCGATCCGCGCGCTCGTGGAGACCGACAAGGCGTGGGTGCCCGACTCCGGCACCGGTGAGTCCAGCCTCTACCTGCGCCCCTTCATGTTCGCCTCGGAGGCCTTCATCGGCGTCCGCCCGGCCAACGAGGTGACCTTCTCCGTCATCGCCAGCCCCGCCGGCGCGTACTTCCCCGGCGGCATGAAGCCGGTCCACCTCTGGCTCACGACGGACTACGCGCGCGCTGGCGAGGGCGGCACGGGTGCTGCCAAGTGCGGCGGCAACTACGCCTCGTCCCTGGCCGGTCAGCTGGAGGGCGCCGCGCACGGGTGCGACCAGGTGGTCTTCCTCGACTCCTCGACGCACACCTACATCGAGGAGCTCGGCGGGATGAACCTCTTCTTCGTCACCAGGGACGGCCGCCTGCGCACCCCCGAGCTCACCGGCTCGATCCTCGAGGGCGTCACCCGCGCCTCCATCCTGGAGATCGCGCCCCACCTGGGGCTGCAGCCGGAGGAGGCCCGCATCGGCATCGACGAGTGGAAGGACGGCGTCGCATCCGGTGAGATCACCGAGATCTTCGCGTGCGGCACCGCCGCCGTCGTCACACCCGTCGGCGAGCTGCGCTGGGAGGGCGGGTCCGTCGCGTCCACCGCCGGCGCCGAAGGGGGAGAGGTCACCCGATCCATCCGCCAGGCCCTGCTGGACATCCAGTACGGCGTCGCCGAGGACACCCGCGGTTGGATGACCCGACTGGCCTGAGGCGCGGCACCCCGCGCCTGATCGCGACCGACCTCGACGGCACGCTGCTGCGCTCGGACGGGACCGTCTCCGGGCGGTCCGTCGCCGCCCTGCGCGGTGTCGCCGAGGTCGGTCTCGAGACGGTGCTCGTCACGGCCCGCCCACCGCGGTGGCTCGACGAGCTCGCGCACGTCGTCGGCGCCCGGGGCGTGGCGATCTGCGGCAACGGCGCCTTCCGTTACGACGTCGCGCGCCAGCGGGTCTTCCGCGAGCGGACGATGGCCCGGGACGTCGTCACCGAGATCGTGCGCGACCTGCGCGAGCAGGTGCCCGGTACCGGCTTCGCCGCGGAGCGCTCGACCGGGCTGGCTGCGGAGAGCATGTTCGCCGCGATCCACGACCATCCCGAGGACCTCGTGACGACCTCGGAGATCGAGCTGCTCCGGGACGCGGCGGTCGGCAAGCTGCTCGCCCGCAACCCGCACCTGACGGACGAGGAGTTCATCGAGGTCGCGACGCAGGTCGTGGGGGACCGGGCGATCGTCGCCTTCTCCGGGGCCGGCGGGCTCGCGGAGATCTCCGCGCTCGGCGTCACCAAGGCCGCGGCGCTGCGCGAGTGGAGCGACGAGCTCGGGATCGCGTCCGAAGAGGTGTGGGCCTTCGGGGACATGCCCAACGACCTGCCGATGCTGCAGTGGGCCGGGCGCTCCTTCGCCGTGGCCAATGCCCACCCGGACGTGCTGACTGCGGTCACCGACCACTGCCCGGGCAACGACGAGGACGGTGTGGCCCGGACCCTCGAGATGCTCCTCGACGGTCTCGGTCCGTGAGCCGAGCCCGTCCACATGACGGACACCGGCGAGGCGACAGCGGTGCGGAGTGCGAGAGTGACGGCGTGATGCCACCGATGATGCCCCGCGCCGCTACCGCGGCCGAGCTCATTATCTAGGCGCGACGAGCCACCTGCTCGTCGCGCAGACCTCCCGCACCCGGGGGGTCTTTGCTTTTGTCGAGGAGCAGCCACCCGGCCGGGAGTCGACGAAGCATCGGGTCCCGAGCATCACCCTCGCGAAGGACCGGCGCGACGAGCAGGTGTCACCCACCGACCTCGGCGAGACGCCCCCTTCGCCACCGTCCGACGGAGAGCACCGATGACCACCGGATTCCACGTCTACGACACGACCCTGCGCGATGGTGCCCAGCAGGAGGGCATCAACGTCTCGGTCGCGGACAAGCTGGCGATCAGCCGCCTGCTCGACGAGCTGGGCGTGACCCACATCGAAGGGGGTTGGCCCGGGGCCAACCCCAACGACACCGAGTTCTTCGCCCGGGCCGGGGACGAGCTGGACCTGCGCAACGCCACGCTCGCCGCCTTCGGTGCGACCCGCAGGGCCGGCGTCGACGCCGCATCGGACCCGCAGGTGCAGGCGCTGCTCGACTCCGGCGCCGAGGTGATCACCCTCGTGGCCAAGATGCACCCCGGACACGTCGAGCGGGCGCTGCGCACGAGCGTCGCGGAGAACCTCGAGATGATCCGGGACACCGTGGCCCACCTGCGCTCCCACGGACGCACGGTGATGGTCGACGGCGAGCACTTCTTCGACGGCTACCTCCTCGACCGCGACTACGCCCTGGCGTGCGTCACGGCCGCCCACGATGCCGGTGCCGAGGTCGTCGCCGTGTGCGACACCAACGGGGGCATGCTGCCCGACCAGGTGCGCTCCGCGGTCGCCGACGTCATCGCGGTCACCGGAGCGCGTCTGGGCATCCACTGCCACAACGACACCGGGTGCGCGGTCGCCAAC
Above is a window of Janibacter cremeus DNA encoding:
- a CDS encoding branched-chain amino acid aminotransferase, with amino-acid sequence MTAELTFATTRREDPLPAAERETILANPAFGTTFTDHMVTATWTKAKGWHDGQVRPFGPLSISPAAAVLHYAQEVFEGMKAYRHADGSVWTFRPDRNAARMARSCERLALPVLSEEDFIGAIRALVETDKAWVPDSGTGESSLYLRPFMFASEAFIGVRPANEVTFSVIASPAGAYFPGGMKPVHLWLTTDYARAGEGGTGAAKCGGNYASSLAGQLEGAAHGCDQVVFLDSSTHTYIEELGGMNLFFVTRDGRLRTPELTGSILEGVTRASILEIAPHLGLQPEEARIGIDEWKDGVASGEITEIFACGTAAVVTPVGELRWEGGSVASTAGAEGGEVTRSIRQALLDIQYGVAEDTRGWMTRLA
- a CDS encoding HAD family hydrolase; this translates as MDDPTGLRRGTPRLIATDLDGTLLRSDGTVSGRSVAALRGVAEVGLETVLVTARPPRWLDELAHVVGARGVAICGNGAFRYDVARQRVFRERTMARDVVTEIVRDLREQVPGTGFAAERSTGLAAESMFAAIHDHPEDLVTTSEIELLRDAAVGKLLARNPHLTDEEFIEVATQVVGDRAIVAFSGAGGLAEISALGVTKAAALREWSDELGIASEEVWAFGDMPNDLPMLQWAGRSFAVANAHPDVLTAVTDHCPGNDEDGVARTLEMLLDGLGP